The stretch of DNA CCGTCTCAGCTTTGCCCCAGACCACCACCGCCACCCTCGATGGCAACGAAGCCGTTGCCCGAGTGGCCTACGCCCTCAGCGAAGTGGTTGCCCTGTACCCCATTACCCCGGCCTCGCCCATGGGGGAATGGGCCGATACCTGGGCCGCCAGTGGCCAACCCAACCTGTGGGGCACGGTGCCCGCCATTGTGACCATGCAGAGCGAAGGTGGCGTGGCTGGAACCGTCCACGGGGCGCTGCAAACTGGGGCGATCGCCACCACGTTTACGGCGTCCCAGGGGCTGCTGTTGATGCTGCCCAACCTGTACAGGATGGCCGGTGAACTCACCCCCTGCGTAATCCACGTGGCGGCGCGATCGCTGGCGGCCCAGGCCCTGTCGATTTTTGGCGACCACAGCGATGTGATGGCGGCCCGGGGCACGGGGGTTGGGCTGCTGTGCTCGGCCTCGGTGCAGGAGGCACAGGATCTAGCCGCGATCGCCACCGCCGCTACCCTGGCCAGCCGCATCCCCTTCTTGCACTTTTTCGATGGCTTTCGCACCTCCCACGAGATCCAAAAAATTGCGCTGTTGCCTGAGGCTGTGCTGCGATCGCTGATCGATGACGACCTGATTGCCCAGCATCGCCAGCGGGCCCTGAGCCCCGACCACCCGGTCCTTCGCGGTACGGCCCAAAATCCCGACGTGTTTTTCCAGGCGCGGGAAACTGTGAATCCCTATTACCAGCACTGCCCCGACATCATTGCCCAGGTGATGGATCGCTTTGCCCGGCTGACGGGCCGCCTCTATCGCCCCTTTGAATATTCCGGCAGCCCCAGGGCCGAGCGGGTGGTGGTGCTGATGGGGTCTGGCTGTGAAACGGCCCAGGCCACGGTGGCGGCCCTGAACGCCCAGGGGGAAAACGTCGGTCTGATCCAGGTGCGGCTCTATCGTCCCTTTGACGCTCAGCGCTTGGTTGCGGCCCTGCCAAAGACAGTGCAGGCGATCGCCGTCCTCGATCGCACCAAGGAGCCCGGCAGTGTCGGCGAACCGCTCTACCTGGATGTGCTCACCGCCCTGCTGGAGCAGCGGTTTGCCACCATCGACAACGGCTTTCCGGCGGTGGTGGGCGGGCGCTATGGCCTGGGGTCCAAGGAGTTTACCCCGGCCATGGTCAAAGCGGTTTTCGACCATCTGCGGCTCGATGAATTGCATTCCGACGAACCTGCTCCCCAGCACCACTTCACCCTCGGCATCCAGGACGATGTCAGCCACACCAGCCTGCCCTACCACCCCAGCTTCTCGATTGAGTCGGCGCAGACCGTGCGGGCCGTCTTCTACGGGCTGGGGGCAGACGGCACCGTGGGGGCCAACAAAAACACGATCAAAATCATCGGTGAGGCCACCCCAAACTACGCCCAGGGCTACTTCGTGTACGACTCCAAAAAGTCGGGTTCAGTCACCACCTCGCACTTGCGGTTTGGCCCCGATCCCATCCGGGCCCCCTACCTGATCGACCGGGCCAACCTGGTGGCCTGTCACCAGTGGGTGCTGCTCGATCAGCTCGATATTTTAGGGCCTGCGATCGCGGGGGCCACCTTCCTGGTCAACTCGCCCTACGCTCCGGAGGAAACCTGGCAGCAGTTCCCCGAACGGATTCAGGCTCAGATTCTGCAAAAGCGGCTGAAGGTCTACGCCATTAACGCCTACCAGGTAGCCAGAGCGGCGGGCATGGGCAACCGCATCAATACGGTGATGCAGACCTGCTTCTTTGCCCTGGCGGAGATTTTGCCCCAGGCGGAGGGCATCGCGGCCATCCAGCAGTCGATTCGCAAAACCTATGCCCAGAAGGGAGCGGCGATCGTCGCCATGAACCTGAAAGCAGTAGATCAGACTCTGCAACACCTGTATGAGATTCCGCTACCCGCTGTCTCTCAGTCTGCGACCATTCCACCCCTCAAACCCGCCGTCTCCGATCGCGCCCCCGCCTTTGTGCAAACGGTGCTCGGCCCCATGATCCAGCGCCAGGGCGACGCGCTCCCGGTCAGCGCCCTGCCCTGCGACGGCACCTACCCCACCGGCACCGCCCAGTGGGAAAAACGCAACCTTGCCCAGGCCATTCCCGTGTGGGACCCGCAGGTGTGCGTGCAGTGCGGCAAATGCGTCATGGTCTGCCCCCACGCTGCCATTCGCAGCAAGGTGTATGGGCCAGAGCAGTTGGCCGAGGCTCCCGCAGGCTTCAAGCACACCGCCGCCCGGGAGTGGCCCGGCCAGCGGTATACGATTCAGGTGGCCGCCGAAGACTGCACCGGCTGCGGCATCTGTGTGGATGTGTGCCCCGCCAAAACCAAATCTGCGCCCCACCGCAAGGCGATCAACATGACGCCGGTCTATCAAGCCATCTCACCGACTGCACCGCCTGAAGTAGAAACAGCTCTCGGCTCCGATCCCACACCCTTTGAACAAACCATCGACCTGCGGCAGCAGGAGAAACCCAACTGGAACTTTTTCCTACAGCTGCCTAACCCAGATCGAACCTCGCTCAACCTGCACAAAATCAGCCAGCAGCAGATGCAGGAGCCACTGTTTGAGTTTTCGGGAGCCTGTGCGGGCTGTGGCGAAACCCCCTATCTAAAATTGCTGACGCAGTTGTTTGGCGATCGCCTGCTGGTGGCCAATGCCACCGGCTGCTCCTCGATCTACGGCGGCAACCTGCCCACTACCCCCTGGAACCATAATGCTGAGGGACGCGGTCCGGCCTGGTCAAACTCGCTGTTTGAAGACAACGCTGAATTTGGTCTGGGCTGCCGGGTTGCCATCGACCAGCAGGCCGACGCTGCCGCCGATCTGTTGCGATCTATTGCTGTTGCCGACAACTTTAGGCTGTCGGCCCTACCGACCCTGGCCCAGCCCATTCTCCAGGCCCCGCAGACCGACGAAGCCGAGATTGGGGAGCAGCGAGAGCGAGTCGCCCAGCTCAAAACCCTGCTCACCGAGGCCGCGCAGGATCCCCTTGCGGCCCCCCTCAAGGCCCAGGTTCAGCGGCTGCTCTCCCTGGCTGACACCCTGGTGAAAAAAAGCGTGTGGATGGTGGGCGGCGACGGCTGGGCCTACGACATTGGCTACGGCGGGCTAGACCATGTGCTGGCCAGCGATCGCAACGTCAACATCCTGGTTTTGGATACCGAAGTCTACTCCAACACAGGCGGCCAACAGTCTAAAGCCACCCCCAGAGCCGCCGTTGCCAAGTTTGCCGCCGCTGGCAAAACCACCGCGAAAAAAGATCTGGGGCTGATGGCCATGGCCTACGGCTCTGCCTACGTGGCCAGCGTCGCCCTGGGTGCTCGCGACGAGCACACCCTCAAGGCCTTTCTCGAAGCTGAAGCCTACGAGGGCCCGGCCCTGATCATTGCCTACGCCCACTGCATTGCCCACGGCATCGATATGGCCACGGCCATGCACCACCAAAAGGCGATCGTCGAAGCGGGGCGCTGGCTGCTCTACCGCTACGATCCCCGCCGCCGCGCCGCCGGGCTCAACCCCCTCCGCCTCGACAGCCGCCCGCCCACCGTGCCGATGGAGCCGTCGATGTATGCCGAAAATCGATTCAAACTCCTGACCCACAGCGATCCAGCGGCGGCAAAAACCCTACTTCAGCAGGCCCAGCAGGATGTGCAGACGCGGTGGCGGCTGTATAAGGCGCTAGCGGAGATGGATGAGGGGGGGGATGGTGAGGTGAGACGGTGAGGAACCTCCGGGCAGGATAACTTTGCATAAGCTCTACCCTCTCCGCCGGTTAGACACCATGAAGTACATCAGCGAGTATCGCGATCAGGGCCTGGTTCAAGACTACGTGGCGGCGATCGCCGCCCTCGTCACCCAGCCCTGGACCTTGATGGAGATCTGCGGCGGCCAGACCCACACCATCGTCAAGTACGGCCTCGACCAGCTGCTGCCCGCCGCCGTCACCCTGATCCACGGCCCCGGCTGCCCGGTCTGCGTCACCGATGCCGCCCTGATCGACCAGGCGCTGACCCTGGCCGCCCAGTCCGACATTGTGTTTTGCACCTACGGCGACATGGTACGGGTGCCGGGCACCGCCACCGATTTGCTCAGTGTCAAGGCCCAGGGGGGCGATGTGCGGCTGGTCTATTCGCCCCTGGATGCCCTGGCCCTGGCCCGCCGCCACCGCGATCGC from Leptolyngbya sp. KIOST-1 encodes:
- the nifJ gene encoding pyruvate:ferredoxin (flavodoxin) oxidoreductase — translated: MTVSALPQTTTATLDGNEAVARVAYALSEVVALYPITPASPMGEWADTWAASGQPNLWGTVPAIVTMQSEGGVAGTVHGALQTGAIATTFTASQGLLLMLPNLYRMAGELTPCVIHVAARSLAAQALSIFGDHSDVMAARGTGVGLLCSASVQEAQDLAAIATAATLASRIPFLHFFDGFRTSHEIQKIALLPEAVLRSLIDDDLIAQHRQRALSPDHPVLRGTAQNPDVFFQARETVNPYYQHCPDIIAQVMDRFARLTGRLYRPFEYSGSPRAERVVVLMGSGCETAQATVAALNAQGENVGLIQVRLYRPFDAQRLVAALPKTVQAIAVLDRTKEPGSVGEPLYLDVLTALLEQRFATIDNGFPAVVGGRYGLGSKEFTPAMVKAVFDHLRLDELHSDEPAPQHHFTLGIQDDVSHTSLPYHPSFSIESAQTVRAVFYGLGADGTVGANKNTIKIIGEATPNYAQGYFVYDSKKSGSVTTSHLRFGPDPIRAPYLIDRANLVACHQWVLLDQLDILGPAIAGATFLVNSPYAPEETWQQFPERIQAQILQKRLKVYAINAYQVARAAGMGNRINTVMQTCFFALAEILPQAEGIAAIQQSIRKTYAQKGAAIVAMNLKAVDQTLQHLYEIPLPAVSQSATIPPLKPAVSDRAPAFVQTVLGPMIQRQGDALPVSALPCDGTYPTGTAQWEKRNLAQAIPVWDPQVCVQCGKCVMVCPHAAIRSKVYGPEQLAEAPAGFKHTAAREWPGQRYTIQVAAEDCTGCGICVDVCPAKTKSAPHRKAINMTPVYQAISPTAPPEVETALGSDPTPFEQTIDLRQQEKPNWNFFLQLPNPDRTSLNLHKISQQQMQEPLFEFSGACAGCGETPYLKLLTQLFGDRLLVANATGCSSIYGGNLPTTPWNHNAEGRGPAWSNSLFEDNAEFGLGCRVAIDQQADAAADLLRSIAVADNFRLSALPTLAQPILQAPQTDEAEIGEQRERVAQLKTLLTEAAQDPLAAPLKAQVQRLLSLADTLVKKSVWMVGGDGWAYDIGYGGLDHVLASDRNVNILVLDTEVYSNTGGQQSKATPRAAVAKFAAAGKTTAKKDLGLMAMAYGSAYVASVALGARDEHTLKAFLEAEAYEGPALIIAYAHCIAHGIDMATAMHHQKAIVEAGRWLLYRYDPRRRAAGLNPLRLDSRPPTVPMEPSMYAENRFKLLTHSDPAAAKTLLQQAQQDVQTRWRLYKALAEMDEGGDGEVRR